In the genome of Ctenopharyngodon idella isolate HZGC_01 chromosome 19, HZGC01, whole genome shotgun sequence, one region contains:
- the cdca8 gene encoding borealin, with the protein MAPRKRTQNAKTKKNPKTPKLEAFLLDFDDEVHTIVERLKEKTNNLLKDADNLYKTALIKLPMAVRKMNWIEYCNIEKPKSPVDDSKVREEAAQVELAIAENHAIHKLAGKEAKNGANSEDENMAPLKSAVKKKKASKKAPSTSKKARALSISKQNNTIQRSTRKPLITPARSLLESSVIGSTPLITPRFDPRLPKTPGLRLARHREKVYSMSVNGSPIAGGGEDVVISVPLGNGECIQLLASEMDSVDLSQLDEKALRSIRNLQNRLTTLCGPSK; encoded by the exons ATGGCACCCAGAAAACGCACTCAGAATGCTAAAACCAAGAAGAATCCCAAAACGCCCAAACTGGAAGCGTTTCTGCTTGATTTTGACGACGAAG TTCATACCATTGTGGAAAGACTGAAGGAGAAGACGAACAATCTCCTGAAAGATgcagataatctttacaagacGGCTCTGATCAAGCTTCCCATGGCAGTGAGGAAAATGAACTGGATCGAGTACTGCA ATATAGAAAAGCCAAAGTCACCAGTGGATGATTCAAAG gTGAGGGAAGAAGCTGCTCAGGTTGAGCTTGCTATTGCTGAGAATCAtgcgattcacaagcttgctgGAAAAG AAGCTAAGAACGGTGCAAACTCAGAGGATGAAAACATGGCACCCCTGAAGTCTGCAGTGAAGAAG AAGAAAGCATCAAAGAAAGCACCTTCAACGTCCAAGAAGGCCAGAGCGCTCTCCATCAGCAAACAGAACAACACCATCCAGAG GTCCACAAGAAAGCCTTTGATCACTCCTGCTAGAAGTCTCCTCGAGTCTTCAGTCATCGGCTCCACGCCGCTCATCACGCCACGCTTCGACCCCAG ATTGCCCAAGACTCCAGGACTGAGACTTGCGCGTCACAGGGAGAAGGTGTACAGCATGTCCGTCAACGGCTCGCCTATTGCAGGCGGAGGAGAGGACGTCGTCATCAGTGTCCCGCTCGGAAACGGAGAG TGCATTCAGCTGCTGGCCAGTGAGATGGACTCTGTAGATCTGAGTCAGCTGGACGAGAAGGCCCTACGCAGCATCAGAAACCTGCAG AATCGTCTCACGACTCTTTGTGGACCGTCGAAGTGA
- the c19h1orf109 gene encoding ribosome biogenesis protein C1orf109 homolog, with translation MSSPVLSSMNQELRKCFEVLKANKLVWDSGIDECKPLLSSLGNLAVQLNALKSVQIANTPLASFPRLQDRLHYKLSLAVDAVLGKLAEKMDVLQRVRDAVGHQVSAVFQFYEKNADTLDIAGCVSRSAVCPSVSDMLEWLQDAERYYRLQLVQRRNLLQTLTPSDLTLMETAPKRWESLHSASGEERIADALCQVSFFMETE, from the exons atgtccagtCCAGTTTTATCATCAATGAACCAAGAACTCAGAAAATGCTTTGAGGTGTTGAAAGCGAATAAACTGGTTTGGGACAGTGGAATAGATGAATGTAAGCCTCTCTTGAGCTCTCTTGGAAATCTTGCAGTGCAGCTGAATGCGTTGAAAAGCGTCCAGATTGCAAACACACCTCTGGCCAGTTTCCCTCGTTTACAGGACCGGCTTCATTACAAACTGTCTCTGGCTGTGGATGCGGTTCTGGGGAAGCTAGCTGAGAAAAT gGATGTTCTCCAGCGTGTGCGAGATGCCGTCGGTCATCAGGTGTCTGCGGTCTTCCAGTTCTATGAGAAAAACGCCGACACTCTTGACATCGCTGGTTGTGTCTCCAGATCAGCCGTCTGTCCCTCCGTCTCAGATATGTTAGAGTGGCTTCAGGATGCGGAACGCTACTACCGCCTGCA ATTAGTGCAGAGAAGGAACCTCCTGCAGACGCTGACTCCCAGTGACCTTACGTTAATGGAAACGGCACCAAAGAGATGGGAATCTCTACATTCAGCCAGCGGAGAGGAGAGAATCGCAG atGCATTGTGTCAGGTATCATTCTTCATGGAGACTGAATGA
- the cldn35 gene encoding claudin-4 — protein MVNTGMQLISFTCAVTGWVMAIAVTALPQWKVTAFIGSNILTSEIVWQGIWMNCIYQTTGHMQCKTYDSMLALPPDIQAARALMCIAIFLGWLSCTVSCCGMKCTTCAGDDRHAKAGIALSGGVLFILTGLCVLVPVSWTANTVVQDFYNPNVPLQHKRELGQAIYLGWAAAVILMISGAVLSSTCPHMERGAYRRGYIGRSFANSRPSAPDPPNPITTGTLPLKEYV, from the coding sequence ATGGTGAACACGGGTATGCAGTTGATCAGCTTCACCTGCGCTGTGACGGGTTGGGTGATGGCTATAGCAGTGACCGCGCTTCCCCAGTGGAAGGTCACGGCCttcataggcagcaacatcctGACCTCTGAGATTGTCTGGCAGGGGATCTGGATGAACTGCATCTACCAGACCACCGGCCACATGCAGTGCAAGACTTACGACTCCATGCTGGCTCTGCCGCCCGATATCCAGGCGGCGCGGGCGCTGATGTGCATCGCTATCTTCTTGGGCTGGTTGTCCTGCACCGTCTCTTGCTGTGGAATGAAGTGCACCACCTGCGCCGGAGACGATCGCCATGCCAAGGCTGGCATAGCGCTGTCCGGTGGGGTGCTCTTCATCCTGACGGGCCTGTGCGTCCTAGTGCCGGTTTCCTGGACAGCAAACACTGTGGTGCAGGACTTCTACAACCCCAACGTTCCCCTCCAGCACAAGCGAGAGCTGGGTCAGGCTATTTACCTGGGATGGGCGGCAGCTGTGATTCTTATGATCAGCGGAGCGGTGTTGAGCAGCACCTGCCCGCACATGGAGAGAGGAGCGTACAGACGTGGGTACATAGGCCGTAGCTTTGCAAACTCCAGGCCTTCTGCTCCCGATCCGCCCAATCCGATCACCACCGGCACCCTTCCTCTTAAGGAGTATGTATGA